From Plectropomus leopardus isolate mb chromosome 17, YSFRI_Pleo_2.0, whole genome shotgun sequence, a single genomic window includes:
- the dus1l gene encoding tRNA-dihydrouridine(16/17) synthase [NAD(P)(+)]-like, with the protein MAKLQGFEFWRKTLKGARFVVAPMVDQSELAWRLLSRRHGAQLCYTPMLHAQVFVRDANYRRENLYNEVCEEDRPLITQFCANDPEVFLQAALLAQDYCDAIDLNLGCPQMIAKRGHYGVFLQDEWELLEKMVRLANEKLSVPITCKIRVFEEKDKTVRYAQMLERAGCQLLTVHGRTKDQKGAMTGVANWEHIRAVRKAVNIPVFANGNIQHLSDVERCIQETGVQGVMSAEGNLHNPALFEGVSPPVWEMAGEYLEVVKQYPPCTLSYVRAHLFKLWHHTLQIHQDLREDLAKVKTLEGLASVSNQLRLRCEEEIAKGKDAEEMKSGLPFPHWICQPYVRPPPKKPAANGNSQGPEMRKAVCQKRALEDSDGTADTLSKNKQKKRSRNPNKNFCPEQKPKYIKCEQCGNPKGNKCVFNLCRGCCKKKAYKEVADCPSHGLRFKSKAEKQRAEEGMRKEEARTEGLAVETKRSSSSFQPVPDPSPELQVQPEAASACQSPT; encoded by the exons ATGGCCAAGCTCCAGGGTTTTGAGTTCTGGAGGAAGACCTTGAAAGGAGCACGCTTTGTGGTGGCACCCATGGTGGACCAGAGCGAGCTGGCCTGGCGCCTGCTGAGTCGCCGGCACGGTGCTCAGCTCTGCTACACCCCCATGCTGCATGCTCAGGTGTTTGTTCGTGACGCCAACTACAGGAGAGAAAACCTCTACAATGAGGTGTGTGAAGAGGACAGACCTCTCATCACGCAG TTTTGTGCCAATGATCCAGAAGTGTTCCTTCAGGCAGCTCTGTTGGCCCAGGACTACTGTGATGCCATTGACCTCAACCTGGGCTGTCCGCAGATGATCGCAAAGAGAG GGCACTATGGAGTTTTTCTGCAAGACGAGTGGGAGCTGTTAGAGAAAATGG TCAGGTTAGCCAATGAAAAGCTCTCAGTGCCCATCACATGCAAGATCCGTGTGTTTGAGGAGAAGGACAAGACGGTCCGCTATGCTCAGATGTTGGAGAGAGCTGGTTGTCAG CTGCTGACGGTGCATGGCAGAACCAAAGACCAGAAAGGGGCCATGACAGGTGTGGCTAACTGGGAGCATATCAGGGCCGTACG GAAGGCAGTAAATATTCCAGTGTTTGCCAATGGCAACATTCAGCACCTGAGTGATGTGGAGCGCTGCATTCAGGAGACAGGAGTGCAAGGAGTGATGAGTGCAG AGGGAAACCTCCACAACCCAGCACTGTTTGAAGGAGTAAGCCCCCCAGTTTGGGAGATGGCTGGGGAATATCTGGAGGTGGTGAAGCAGTATCCCCCCTGCACTCTGTCCTACGTACGAGCCCACCTATTCAAGCTCTGGCACCACAC gctacAGATTCACCAGGACCTGAGAGAAGACTTGGCCAAGGTGAAGACCCTCGAGGGTTTGGCTAGTGTCAGTAACCAGCTGAGGCTGCGCTGCGAG gagGAGATAGCCAAAGGAAAAGATGCAGAAGAGATGAAAAGTGGCCTGCCATTTCCCCATTGGATCTGCCAGCCATATGTCCGACCGCC GCCAAAGAAGCCAGCTGCCAATGGAAACAGCCAGGGTCCAGAGATGAGGAAGGCTGTGTGTCAAAAGAGGGCGCTGGAGGACTCTGATGGAACAGCAGACACACTCtccaaaaacaagcagaagaAGAGATCTCGAAACCCCAACAAGAACTTCTGTCCCGAGCAAAAAC CTAAGTACATCAAATGTGAGCAGTGCGGGAACCCAAAG GGAAATAAATGTGTCTTCAACCTGTGTCGAGGCTGCTGTAAGAAGAAGGCTTACAAGGAGGTGGCAGACTGTCCAA GCCATGGGCTGAGGTTCAAGTCCaaggcagagaaacagagagctgAGGAGGGCATGAGGAAGGAGGAAGCGAGGACGGAGGGTTTGGCAGTAGAGACAAAGAGAAGCAGCAGCTCTTTCCAGCCTGTCCCAGATCCAAGTCCTGAGCTGCAGGTGCAGCCTGAGGCTGCCTCAGCATGTCAGAGTCCCACCTAA